GAACGGATAGAGGGGATTCTTGAGGAGCGTCTGATTGAAATACCCGAAGTTCCAGACCAGGCTCTGCTTCGGGAGGTAGCCCATCCACCGGATGCCGTCGTTCTGGATCGGGATGGTCATGTCTTCGATCTCGGCGCGCTCCAACCCCATGATCGACGCCCCGGACATGTGCTTGATCATGGAAGCGCCCAGTTTCGTGCGGCCGATGAAGAGGTGCCCCCAGATTTCGGGGACCGCTACGACGATGCCGGTCTCCCGCCATAGCCATTTGTCGTTGAGGCCGTCGTACATGTACCCGGCCTTCCCTTCGATGATGCGCCTGGACCTGGGGAACTTTGCGGAGGCGAGCAGCCGGAAGTCACGCCATTTCGAATCGTCCTTCAGTTCGCCCCACTGGTCGACGCTGCCGGGATCCTGGTCGTACCCGACGAGGTCGTACATGGCGTTGTATCCGAAGTGGAAGAGGAAATCCTCGCTGATGTAGTCGCTCCAATGCATCAACTTCTGGTCTTTCGGGGGAACCGGCTCCTCCGCTTCGGCGGCCTCGATCGAACTGTCGATCGTAGCGCCCGCCGCGGGCGCCAGCTCCTGCGCTCGCGCGGGGGGCGAGGCCAGCATCAGGATCACCCACGCAAGACCGACGCCGGCGCCCCGGGGAACGAGCCATCTGAGCCCGCGGACCCGGTGTCTCGTCATCTCGTCGGGAGCGGGCAGCGTCGGGTTCGTGCGAGTCACTTGAATTCCTTGTCGGCCCCGACAGGAGCGCCGGCGCCGCTCGATCTGAGCAGCGCCCGCGGTCGATGTCATGCAGTCGAGAGTCTAGTACCGGTCGAAATAGCCCTGAATGGTCTTCGCGTCCTTGGTCTTGAGCAAAGCGAGCTGCAGCAGCACGCGCGCCTTGGCCGGGTTCAGCTCCATCGAGGCGACCGTCCCGAGCTGATCGTCGTTCAGTTCGATGTTGCGTCGGATGATGCCGCCGTTGGTGCGCGACGAGCGCACCACCACGCAACCCTTGGCGATCGCGGCCTTCACCGCCTCGACGGCGGGAGCGGTCATGTTGCCGTCGCCGACGCCGGCGATCACCAACCCCTTGGCGCCATTCTGCACCGCCGAGGTGATGATGTCGGGCGACATGTTGGCGTGGGCGTAGATGATGTCGACGCGCGGCAAGGCATTCACGTTGTCGATGTTGAACTCGCTTTTCGCGGTGTGGACGGAAGCGGGCGAGCGATACCACGTTTGCTTGCCGAATAGGGTGGCGCCGACCAGACCGGCTTCGCCCGAGGCCATGGTGCCGACATCGGTGGTGTGCGTCTTCACGATGTCGTGGCCCGAGTGGATGTCGTCGTCGACCGTGACCAGCACGCCCCGGCCGCGGGCGCTAGGATCGGCCGCGATCGCCACCGCATTGTAGATGTTGAGCGGTCCGTCGGCGCTCATCGCGGTCGAGGGCCGCATCGAGCCGGTCAAGACCACCGGCTTGTCGCTGTGCACGACCAGGTTCAGGAAATACGAGGTCTCTTCCATGGTGTCGGTGCCGTGCGTAATCGCGATGCCCGCAACGTCGGGCTTCGCGAGCAACTGATTCACGCGCTTGCCGAGCTTGAGCCAGACCTCGTCGTTCATGTCCTGACTGCCGATGCTGGCGATCTGCTCGCCGCTGACGTCAGCAATGTCCTTGAGCTGCGGGACCGCCGCGATCAGCGCGTCGACGGCAACCGCGCCGGACTGGTAACCCGCCGACGTCTGCGAGGCGGCGGAGCCCGCGATGGTTCCGCCGGTGGCGAGGATGATGACCTTGGG
Above is a genomic segment from Candidatus Sulfotelmatobacter sp. containing:
- a CDS encoding porin — translated: MTRTNPTLPAPDEMTRHRVRGLRWLVPRGAGVGLAWVILMLASPPARAQELAPAAGATIDSSIEAAEAEEPVPPKDQKLMHWSDYISEDFLFHFGYNAMYDLVGYDQDPGSVDQWGELKDDSKWRDFRLLASAKFPRSRRIIEGKAGYMYDGLNDKWLWRETGIVVAVPEIWGHLFIGRTKLGASMIKHMSGASIMGLERAEIEDMTIPIQNDGIRWMGYLPKQSLVWNFGYFNQTLLKNPLYPFMDQQYAARVAWLPILSERDGKVLHLAANLTYGNPKDDKTQLKAKPEATTAPYFLDTGVFPAEHERVIGPEVWYRDNSWLFGGAYYFVKTEASAGDHQFDGGDAWVSWLMTGEVRRYNTRGALFDFVYPKRSIFNGGTGALEATIHATYTDANSGSIQGGRFWRVTPTFAWYPSYEFRVTIGYGYGVLDRFGTSGATHFFQGRIQFML
- a CDS encoding type II asparaginase; the protein is MKASRIIAAAITAAVVVAASACAENAASGKKPKVIILATGGTIAGSAASQTSAGYQSGAVAVDALIAAVPQLKDIADVSGEQIASIGSQDMNDEVWLKLGKRVNQLLAKPDVAGIAITHGTDTMEETSYFLNLVVHSDKPVVLTGSMRPSTAMSADGPLNIYNAVAIAADPSARGRGVLVTVDDDIHSGHDIVKTHTTDVGTMASGEAGLVGATLFGKQTWYRSPASVHTAKSEFNIDNVNALPRVDIIYAHANMSPDIITSAVQNGAKGLVIAGVGDGNMTAPAVEAVKAAIAKGCVVVRSSRTNGGIIRRNIELNDDQLGTVASMELNPAKARVLLQLALLKTKDAKTIQGYFDRY